In Chryseobacterium lactis, a single genomic region encodes these proteins:
- a CDS encoding DMT family transporter yields MMTNTISKDQAVSGWINGFIGVLLFSGSMPATKLAVMEMDPIFVTIARAVIAGILALSVLLIYKEKRPVKNQLFSLVLVAIGCVIGFPLLSSLALQYLTSAHSIVFLGMLPLATAIFGVLRGGERPHPVFWFFSVIGSLLVIGYAYSQGISASPIGDVLMLLAVILCGLGYAEGAKLSKTLGGWQVISWALVISLPIMLPLFFIYFPINLETVSFKGWFGLGYISLFSMFIGFIFWYKGLAQGGITSVGQLQLLQPFFGLALAAYLLHEQVSMGMLGVTVGVILCVVGTKKFAK; encoded by the coding sequence AAAAGATCAGGCAGTTAGCGGATGGATCAATGGATTTATAGGGGTTTTGCTCTTTAGCGGTTCAATGCCGGCCACCAAATTGGCGGTCATGGAAATGGATCCCATCTTTGTAACGATTGCAAGGGCCGTTATTGCCGGAATACTGGCGCTATCGGTTTTACTAATTTATAAAGAGAAGCGTCCTGTCAAAAACCAGCTCTTTTCATTGGTGTTGGTGGCGATTGGCTGTGTTATAGGATTTCCGTTGCTGTCATCATTAGCATTGCAGTATCTTACTTCCGCACATTCCATTGTATTTTTGGGAATGCTCCCTTTAGCTACTGCTATTTTCGGAGTCCTTCGTGGAGGAGAAAGACCGCATCCTGTATTTTGGTTCTTTTCTGTGATTGGAAGTCTTTTGGTCATTGGTTACGCTTATTCTCAAGGTATTTCGGCTTCGCCAATCGGTGACGTTCTGATGCTTTTGGCTGTTATTTTATGCGGACTTGGCTATGCTGAAGGAGCGAAACTTTCAAAAACACTTGGCGGATGGCAGGTTATTTCATGGGCTCTTGTGATCTCTTTACCAATTATGTTGCCCCTATTTTTTATTTATTTTCCAATCAACCTCGAAACCGTAAGCTTTAAAGGGTGGTTCGGGTTAGGATATATTTCACTTTTTAGCATGTTTATCGGATTTATTTTCTGGTATAAAGGATTAGCGCAAGGCGGAATTACTTCTGTAGGACAACTTCAGCTATTACAGCCTTTCTTTGGGTTGGCGCTTGCTGCTTATCTTCTTCATGAACAGGTAAGCATGGGCATGCTAGGCGTTACTGTCGGTGTTATTTTGTGCGTTGTAGGAACAAAGAAATTTGCGAAATAA
- a CDS encoding catalase has translation MKTNKQNNEKADQLKLHTTSNDNEKLTTNQGLKINNNQDSLKAGERGPSLLEDFILREKITHFDHERIPERVVHARGSGAHGIFKLHKNLAEYTKAGFLTQVDKETPVFVRFSTVAGSKGSTDLARDVRGFAIKFYTEEGNYDLVGNNMPVFFIQDAMKFPDLVHAVKPEPDNEIPQAASAHDTFWDFISLMPESMHMIMWLMSDRAIPRSLRMMEGFGVHSYKFINEEGKAHFVKFHFKPKLGVHSVAWNEAQAISGVDSDFHKRDLWEAIENGDYPEWDFGVQLIPEEDEHQFDFDLLDPTKLVPEDEVPVEIVGTLTLTRNPDNFFAETEQVAFHPGHIVPGIDFSNDPLLQGRLFSYTDTQLSRLGSPNFHEIPINRSVNTVHNNQRDGHMRQQIVKGKSSYDPNSTGGGCPFQAMMSEGGFTSHQERVSGAKIRERSKSFVDHYSQAKLFYNSQSNPEKQHLQNALVFELSKVTIPEVRERVVGQLAFINNSLASKVAEKLGVQVKKLKWPNQSLPADSNKAELQSEEKEPKTKASDTLSMQNTVKNTIKSRKIGFIIANGCDAKAINQLKKTIEQNGAKVELIAPSLAKVKADDGSELTPKHSLTSTASVCFDALFIGSGKQAVKELMVPENRHLVLHFINEAYKHCKAIYFGTDTEDLYHNSNVATKKHDDPAIITWEDATPGDKFISAIEKHRVWDLETERNT, from the coding sequence ATGAAAACTAACAAACAAAACAATGAAAAGGCTGATCAACTGAAATTGCACACCACTTCTAATGACAATGAAAAATTAACTACGAATCAGGGACTAAAGATTAATAATAATCAAGATTCCTTAAAAGCCGGTGAAAGGGGGCCTTCATTACTGGAAGATTTTATTCTTAGGGAAAAAATTACGCATTTTGATCATGAACGAATCCCTGAAAGAGTTGTCCATGCACGTGGTTCCGGCGCGCACGGCATTTTTAAACTCCATAAAAACCTTGCAGAATATACAAAAGCCGGATTTCTAACACAAGTGGATAAAGAAACTCCTGTTTTTGTAAGATTTTCAACCGTTGCCGGAAGTAAGGGAAGCACCGATCTTGCAAGGGATGTACGAGGTTTTGCTATAAAATTTTATACGGAAGAAGGTAATTATGACCTGGTTGGTAATAATATGCCTGTATTTTTTATTCAGGATGCCATGAAATTCCCGGATCTTGTGCATGCTGTAAAACCTGAACCGGATAACGAAATACCGCAGGCTGCTTCTGCACACGATACCTTCTGGGATTTTATCTCACTGATGCCTGAAAGTATGCATATGATTATGTGGCTGATGAGCGACAGGGCTATTCCACGAAGTTTGAGGATGATGGAGGGATTTGGAGTACATTCTTATAAATTCATTAATGAAGAAGGAAAGGCACATTTTGTGAAATTCCACTTTAAGCCTAAATTAGGAGTACATTCCGTAGCCTGGAACGAAGCGCAGGCTATTTCAGGTGTGGATTCCGATTTTCATAAAAGAGACCTTTGGGAAGCTATTGAAAACGGAGATTATCCCGAGTGGGATTTCGGAGTACAGCTGATTCCTGAAGAAGATGAGCATCAATTCGATTTTGATCTCCTGGATCCTACAAAATTGGTTCCCGAAGATGAAGTTCCCGTAGAAATTGTAGGAACATTAACCTTGACCAGAAATCCTGATAACTTTTTTGCAGAAACAGAGCAGGTGGCCTTTCATCCTGGACATATTGTTCCAGGGATTGATTTTTCCAATGATCCATTGTTACAGGGAAGATTGTTTTCTTACACAGATACTCAATTATCAAGATTAGGATCCCCGAATTTTCATGAAATTCCTATTAACAGGTCTGTTAATACCGTTCATAATAATCAGCGGGACGGTCATATGAGGCAGCAGATTGTAAAAGGTAAAAGCAGCTATGATCCCAATTCAACAGGGGGTGGATGCCCTTTCCAGGCAATGATGTCTGAAGGCGGTTTTACTTCTCATCAGGAAAGGGTCTCCGGCGCAAAGATCAGAGAAAGAAGTAAAAGCTTTGTAGATCATTATTCTCAGGCTAAATTATTCTACAACAGCCAATCTAATCCTGAAAAACAACATCTTCAGAACGCATTGGTTTTTGAATTGTCAAAAGTGACCATTCCTGAAGTAAGAGAAAGGGTAGTAGGACAGCTGGCCTTCATCAATAATTCTCTGGCATCGAAGGTAGCCGAGAAACTGGGAGTTCAAGTTAAAAAGCTGAAATGGCCTAATCAGAGTCTCCCTGCAGACAGCAATAAGGCAGAACTTCAAAGTGAAGAGAAAGAGCCTAAAACCAAGGCTTCTGATACACTCAGTATGCAAAATACAGTTAAGAATACAATTAAAAGCCGAAAGATAGGGTTTATCATAGCTAACGGATGTGATGCCAAAGCTATCAATCAGCTGAAAAAGACAATTGAGCAAAATGGAGCAAAAGTTGAATTAATTGCGCCAAGTCTTGCTAAAGTAAAAGCCGATGACGGATCGGAGCTTACCCCAAAACATTCACTTACAAGTACAGCCAGCGTATGTTTTGATGCCCTTTTTATAGGTTCCGGGAAACAAGCTGTGAAAGAACTGATGGTTCCTGAAAACAGGCATCTTGTGCTGCATTTTATTAATGAGGCCTATAAACATTGTAAAGCTATTTACTTTGGTACCGATACAGAAGATCTGTATCACAACAGTAATGTTGCCACCAAAAAACATGATGATCCAGCGATCATTACATGGGAAGATGCCACTCCAGGGGATAAATTTATCAGTGCTATAGAAAAGCACAGAGTCTGGGATCTTGAAACGGAGAGAAACACTTAG
- a CDS encoding CinA family protein gives MEFQKNLLEYISQSLMTTGETISMAESVTSGCLQLAFSQMPNASLFYKGGMTTYTLPEKVRLLKVNRLEAEEYDCVSSDIAETMALKVAKLYESDWSIATTGYCTPIRNSGYKIFAYFSFSYKGEIILTKKLELHPKTQALNAQLYYTEFILGCFKSELNRFLILK, from the coding sequence ATGGAATTTCAAAAAAATCTTCTCGAATATATAAGTCAATCACTGATGACCACCGGCGAAACTATTTCAATGGCCGAAAGCGTTACATCAGGATGCTTACAGCTGGCCTTTTCGCAAATGCCGAATGCTTCTTTATTTTACAAAGGCGGAATGACGACCTATACCTTACCGGAAAAAGTGAGATTGCTAAAGGTTAATAGACTGGAAGCTGAAGAATATGATTGTGTCTCCTCAGATATCGCAGAAACAATGGCATTAAAGGTGGCCAAGTTGTATGAATCTGATTGGTCCATCGCAACTACAGGATACTGTACTCCGATCCGAAATTCCGGATATAAAATTTTTGCCTATTTCTCATTTTCATACAAAGGCGAAATTATCCTTACTAAAAAGCTGGAATTGCATCCCAAAACACAAGCCCTCAATGCTCAGCTATATTACACGGAATTTATTTTAGGATGCTTTAAAAGTGAGTTGAACAGGTTTTTAATTTTAAAATAA
- a CDS encoding AraC family transcriptional regulator, whose amino-acid sequence MKCGLTEEKQNLFVDTIEKEAYVWRENNWKHDDYEHVHQRAQLTFVEDGYQYFHIDQRIYLVPQHHVIWIPSGKAHKITSEAKTVNLMLFLFKSVFEDDFYRNVHVFSVPPVLKEMLLYASKWNKSLIENEEQDIFFKAILKSLPNFCKESNRLEIPVPADTRLIPVCQDINSNFKYNLDIDSLAEKAQMSVRSLQRTFKNETGITLQKYHQLTRILKSIELIDAQQYTLSEVAYKVGYQSLSAFTSSYFTVMKTKPRLNKNQAVS is encoded by the coding sequence ATGAAATGTGGCCTGACTGAAGAAAAGCAGAACCTGTTTGTAGACACGATTGAAAAAGAAGCTTACGTATGGCGTGAAAACAACTGGAAACATGACGATTACGAGCATGTACATCAACGTGCTCAACTCACTTTTGTGGAAGACGGTTATCAGTACTTTCATATTGACCAGAGAATTTATCTGGTTCCTCAGCATCATGTGATCTGGATTCCTTCCGGAAAAGCGCATAAAATAACGTCAGAAGCAAAAACGGTAAACCTGATGCTTTTTTTATTCAAATCGGTTTTTGAAGATGATTTTTACCGGAATGTTCACGTTTTTTCGGTTCCTCCTGTTCTCAAAGAAATGTTGCTGTATGCTTCAAAGTGGAATAAATCCCTCATTGAGAATGAAGAACAGGATATTTTTTTCAAAGCGATTTTGAAAAGTCTTCCCAATTTCTGCAAAGAAAGCAACAGACTGGAAATCCCCGTCCCCGCAGACACCAGATTGATTCCCGTTTGCCAGGATATCAATTCTAATTTTAAATATAATCTGGACATTGATTCCTTAGCCGAAAAGGCACAAATGTCTGTGAGAAGTCTACAGAGAACGTTCAAAAATGAAACGGGAATTACCCTGCAAAAATATCATCAATTGACCAGAATTCTAAAAAGTATTGAGCTGATAGATGCTCAACAATATACTTTAAGTGAAGTAGCTTATAAAGTGGGCTATCAAAGTCTTTCAGCATTTACTTCATCCTATTTTACGGTCATGAAAACCAAGCCAAGATTAAATAAGAATCAAGCTGTTTCATGA
- a CDS encoding Atu1372/SO_1960 family protein, which produces MAQNKAKILVLIHSDNGGTYELAKEIAKGIESENNANSYIKLVKASQNPALKDLPVATVDELTSYDGIAFGSPVYCGNISTGMSEFLSKTVQLWTNHGLEGVPATVFMSAGSGAGKELALQAFWNSLAVHGMVLVSNGIRGTEELNKSIPQGNTVLGVTSMASLKDVERPTKGERRLAELQGQHFAKVAFALKDTHSKKGIPVVENQQNFNDILKQKNIVLPQVPKPAGNYKPFVRSGNLVFINQVALKDGKILNPGKLGVEVNEQQVKDATKVTMLNVLSVLKEAVGGDLGKVKQCVQLTGIFNTKDDYTEHADLMNIASDLTVEVFGDKGKHARATFGASSIPVNSSVEIQAVFEVE; this is translated from the coding sequence ATGGCACAAAATAAAGCTAAAATATTGGTTCTTATCCATTCAGACAATGGTGGAACCTACGAACTGGCCAAGGAAATTGCTAAAGGAATTGAAAGTGAAAACAATGCTAATTCCTATATCAAGCTGGTTAAAGCATCTCAAAATCCTGCTCTCAAAGATCTGCCTGTAGCTACGGTAGACGAGCTTACGTCTTATGACGGGATAGCCTTTGGGTCACCTGTTTATTGCGGAAATATCAGCACCGGAATGAGCGAATTTTTATCAAAAACCGTTCAGCTTTGGACGAACCATGGATTGGAGGGAGTTCCTGCAACGGTTTTCATGTCTGCAGGAAGCGGAGCCGGAAAAGAACTGGCACTTCAGGCCTTCTGGAACAGCCTTGCCGTACACGGAATGGTATTGGTTTCTAACGGGATAAGAGGGACAGAAGAACTTAATAAATCGATTCCACAAGGAAACACAGTTCTCGGAGTAACTAGTATGGCTTCTTTAAAAGATGTGGAAAGACCTACCAAAGGAGAAAGACGTCTGGCAGAGCTTCAGGGACAGCATTTTGCAAAAGTAGCGTTTGCTTTAAAAGATACCCACTCTAAAAAGGGAATTCCTGTGGTTGAGAATCAACAGAATTTTAATGACATTTTAAAACAAAAAAATATTGTTCTTCCGCAGGTTCCAAAGCCGGCCGGTAACTATAAACCGTTTGTCCGTTCTGGAAATCTTGTATTCATCAATCAGGTGGCTTTGAAAGATGGAAAAATACTTAATCCGGGGAAACTAGGCGTTGAAGTGAATGAACAGCAGGTAAAAGACGCTACAAAAGTAACGATGCTTAATGTTTTATCTGTCCTGAAAGAAGCTGTGGGAGGCGACCTGGGAAAAGTTAAGCAATGCGTACAGTTAACGGGAATTTTCAATACGAAAGATGATTATACCGAACATGCTGATCTGATGAATATTGCTTCTGATCTGACTGTTGAAGTCTTTGGAGACAAAGGAAAGCACGCAAGAGCAACGTTTGGGGCATCTTCTATTCCTGTGAATTCTTCGGTGGAGATCCAGGCTGTTTTTGAAGTTGAGTAA
- the pdxR gene encoding MocR-like pyridoxine biosynthesis transcription factor PdxR: MLRPWKLEFEIDKKLDKAIYLQIADTIIADIRSGRLKPGDALPGSRNLATMLTINRNTVVEAYQVLINEEWVISKERKGIFVSDQLPALHKKRTNHTKDAQDQSILPNSALINFDDGHPDSKIAPVTELARAYRQIFSIKAKWQMMGYADEHGDIEFRKMISRMLNHQRGMQIHENEISITRGSQMGMFLTAQSLLSSGDYIIVEDPGYQPAWQAFEYAGAQLLPVPVDQDGINVEEIEKLLHQHQNIKAIYITPHRQYPTTVTLSLSKRLRLIELCNQHHITIIEDDYDNEFHFGYRPILPISSFPELNNYVYIGTLSKVVAPALRIGYLATKNQELLKKIGSLRKIIDVHGDVIMEQAVLQLIKEGAVKKHIKKATVHYKNKRDFVFELLKKNFKDIADFTLPEGGLAFWIVPKTRLDWNKATTLLLEKNIKIIHPSQYSRNEVNGFRLSYGALSEEQLEQSIPIIAEVFSRLC, translated from the coding sequence ATGCTTCGACCTTGGAAATTAGAATTTGAAATTGATAAAAAGCTTGACAAAGCAATTTATTTACAGATTGCAGATACCATTATTGCTGATATTCGTTCAGGCAGATTGAAACCCGGAGATGCGCTCCCCGGCAGCAGAAACCTGGCGACTATGCTTACAATTAACAGAAATACTGTTGTAGAAGCATATCAGGTTCTGATCAATGAAGAATGGGTGATTTCCAAAGAACGTAAAGGAATTTTTGTTTCTGATCAACTTCCTGCTCTTCATAAAAAAAGAACAAATCATACTAAGGACGCTCAGGATCAATCAATCCTTCCAAACAGTGCTTTAATTAATTTTGATGATGGTCATCCTGACAGTAAAATTGCTCCTGTAACGGAATTGGCCAGAGCATACCGGCAGATTTTCAGCATAAAAGCCAAATGGCAGATGATGGGTTATGCAGATGAACACGGTGATATTGAATTCAGGAAAATGATTTCCCGGATGTTGAATCATCAACGGGGAATGCAGATTCATGAAAATGAAATCTCCATTACAAGAGGAAGTCAGATGGGAATGTTTTTAACAGCTCAAAGTCTTTTGAGTTCAGGAGATTATATAATTGTGGAAGATCCGGGCTATCAACCGGCATGGCAGGCTTTTGAATATGCAGGCGCACAGCTTTTGCCTGTTCCGGTAGATCAGGACGGAATTAATGTTGAAGAAATTGAAAAGCTTTTGCATCAACATCAAAACATTAAAGCTATTTACATTACTCCTCACCGGCAATATCCTACCACAGTTACTTTAAGTTTGTCCAAAAGGTTAAGATTGATCGAACTGTGTAATCAACATCACATAACCATTATCGAAGATGATTACGACAATGAATTTCATTTTGGATACCGTCCTATTTTACCCATTTCAAGCTTTCCGGAGCTCAATAATTATGTGTATATAGGAACATTAAGCAAAGTAGTTGCACCAGCTCTTAGAATTGGCTATCTGGCAACTAAGAACCAGGAATTACTCAAAAAAATTGGAAGTCTGAGAAAGATTATCGATGTACATGGAGATGTAATTATGGAACAGGCAGTTTTGCAACTGATTAAAGAAGGTGCAGTAAAAAAACACATCAAAAAAGCAACAGTTCATTATAAAAACAAAAGAGACTTTGTATTTGAACTTTTAAAAAAGAATTTCAAAGATATTGCTGATTTTACTTTGCCTGAAGGTGGTCTCGCTTTTTGGATAGTTCCAAAAACCAGATTAGACTGGAATAAAGCCACAACTTTACTGCTTGAAAAAAATATTAAAATTATTCATCCCAGTCAGTACAGCCGGAATGAGGTTAATGGATTCAGACTTAGCTACGGAGCTCTTTCGGAAGAACAACTGGAACAAAGTATACCGATTATTGCTGAAGTCTTTTCGCGGCTTTGTTAA
- a CDS encoding cupin domain-containing protein — MDKKEFSSKDFHETFARPKYAKPSHLIHKNVENAGEHNQFSTERKHPVFFVDLPSKNVSMTIGGLLPGQQTNRHRHTYETVLFVIEGKGWTEVEDERVHWEAGDAVYIPSWAWHKHQNLSDTEPAKYIACENAPQLQNLGVALREEEGRDL; from the coding sequence ATGGACAAAAAAGAGTTCAGTTCAAAAGATTTCCACGAAACGTTTGCAAGACCAAAGTATGCAAAACCAAGCCATTTAATTCACAAGAATGTAGAAAATGCAGGTGAACACAATCAATTTTCAACAGAAAGGAAACATCCGGTTTTCTTTGTAGATCTTCCGAGCAAAAATGTAAGTATGACTATTGGTGGACTACTGCCAGGACAGCAAACGAACAGACACCGCCACACCTACGAAACCGTTTTATTCGTCATCGAAGGAAAAGGCTGGACGGAAGTAGAGGATGAAAGAGTACATTGGGAGGCCGGAGATGCCGTTTACATTCCGTCATGGGCATGGCATAAGCACCAAAACCTGAGCGATACAGAACCTGCCAAGTATATTGCCTGTGAAAATGCTCCTCAGCTACAGAATTTAGGAGTTGCTTTGAGAGAAGAAGAGGGCAGAGATCTTTAA